In one Antennarius striatus isolate MH-2024 chromosome 1, ASM4005453v1, whole genome shotgun sequence genomic region, the following are encoded:
- the gcfc2 gene encoding intron Large complex component GCFC2 isoform X2, whose protein sequence is MFNKKPRRNFRQRKCNSSDEEDKQKNSGGEEEEENAQAVVHKPFNLAQGRGISCSSKREATPPKAGSSDGEDAETLEAKEEVDERKKGNYSIKKNSNSILSFSEDKEAEEPTFKLKKSSEKAVVFQVRKKEVSHAKATQHAGKNIEPQDYDSQTSPCALQQSDHNEGDDSDNDNDDDGISSSSVSSMSDTSISSTKLVIIPNAEEIQAARKKRRATRSQKNFIPLDRDGQSSAGSTPDHYSREDDEDRVEDVDESDDHERRIQFAPRSKSLRERIAEKIGGSDDSLSGTDEEEQELWEETQIEKGVKRHPGGRSPSGSESSSYSSSNINRQEKRQKKASARVRIPKTLPLISVTMVKKKIAGKLDSLKEVHRARQAELRRMEGDVENASSSLEILAECSSESQLKFYRAMTFYVHNLVECLREKVVEINSLELELHVLLSDQMGVLLARRRHRVKEQFDHLQQLSCTDDQSGDSANGTQGKEDNDVKTEEDFDIPDDTQLSAEEDDELQKKKADILLRSQVVFSDVQDEFCDVKKILCHFEEWRGSYSESYHNAYISLCLPKLLNPIIRLQLLPWNPLEDSIQDCENLPWFTAVETFCHGHGHEELEDTDRQTLCTVIERNVLPKMTAYVELAWDPVSRQQTDCLSDICHRLKEDYSIFEGEQSKPVKAFIEAVIGRLRNCVDEDIFIPLYPKKFVEDRTSPQCRFRDQQFLTAIKLLTNMGKWDLLLPEVVLKELMLDKLLNRYLMITLCSQTLHSIVVMAYRKIAGSLPLSWLKGETVCLPQLHNLRNHLVQKVHTICKQQPPDDPNTRSAVVELLQILSTIRCNDSIMAIAEKYHYEDVIYSHQLLNQEND, encoded by the exons ATGTTCAATAAAAAGCCCCGGCGGAACTTTCGACAGAGGAAATGCAACTCGAGCGACGAAGAGGACAAGCAGAAGAACAGCggaggtgaagaggaggaagagaacgCTCAGGCTGTGGTTCACAAGCCGTTCAATCTGGCCCAGGGCCGCGGGATCTCATGCAGCTCCAAGCGGGAGGCGACGCCTCCCAAAGCGGGCAGTAGTGACGGGGAAGATGCGGAGACATTGGAGGCTAAAGAGGAAGTAGACGAGAGAAAGAAAGGCAACTATTCGATTAAGAAGAATTCAAACTCCATCCTGAGTTTCTCTGAAGACAAAGAAG CTGAGGAACCAACATTTAAACTGAAGAAGTCCTCAGAGAAAGCCGTGGTCTTTCAAGTTAGAAAGAAGGAGGTTTCACATGCTAAGGCCACCCAGCATGCAG GAAAAAATATCGAACCACAAGATTATGACAGTCAGACATCCCCATGTGCTTTGCAACAAAGTGATCACAATGAAGGTGATGACAGTGacaatgacaatgatgatgatggtattTCATCTTCCTCAGTCAGCTCAATGTCAGACACCAGCATCTCTTCTACTAAGCTGG TGATTATTCCTAATGCTGAAGAGATCCAGGCAGCCAGGAAAAAGCGTCGTGCCACTCGAAGCCAGAAAAATTTCATTCCGCTGGATAGAGATGGCCAGAGTTCTGCTGGTAGCACCCCTGATCACTACAGcagagaagatgatgaagacagGGTTGAAGATGTTGATGAGTCAGATGATCACGAGAGAAGAATTCAGTTTGCACCACGATCAAAGAGCCTCAGGGAGAGAATTGCTGAGAAAATTG GAGGGAGTGATGACAGTCTCTCAGGAACTGATGAAGAAGAACAGGAACTTTGGGAGGAGACACAAATCGAGAAGGGAGTCAAGAGACATCCAGGAGGACGG AGCCCCTCTGGAAGTGAATCCAGCagctacagcagcagcaacatcaacaggcaagagaaaagacagaagaaggCTTCAGCGAGGGTCAGAATCCCAAAGACTCTTCCTCTGATCAGCGTCACAATGGTCAAGAAAAAAATCGCTGGGAA ACTAGATTCACTAAAGGAGGTTCACAGAGCACGGCAAGCAGAACTGAGGAGGATGGAAGGCGATGTTGAGAATGCTAGCAGCTCTCTAGAGATTCTGGCAGAATGCTCTTCAGAAAGCCAGCTAAAGTTTTACCGGGCTATGACCTTCTATGTCCACAACCTGGTGGAGTGTTTACGGGAGAAG GTTGTTGAGATCAACTCACTGGAATTGGAGTTGCACGTTCTGTTGTCTGACCAGATGGGAGTGCTGTTGGCACGGCGACGTCACAGAGTGAAGGAACAGTTTGACCATCTGCAGCAGCTCAGCT GCACAGATGATCAAAGTGGAGATTCAGCCAATGGAACACAAGG CAAAGAAGATAATGATGTTAAAACTGAGGAAGATTTTGATATACCTGATGACACACAGCTCTCAGCAGAAGAGGATGATGagctgcagaaaaagaaag CTGATATCCTGTTGAGGTCCCAGGTAGTATTTTCTGACGTCCAGGATGAGTTCTGCGATGTTAAGAAGATTCTGTGCCACTTTGAAGAATGGAGAGGATCTTATTCTGAATCTTATCACAACGCCTACATCTCTCTGTGTTTACCCAAGTTGTTGAACCCAATCATAAGACTTCAGTTACTGCCGTGGAATCCGCTGGAG GATTCCATACAAGACTGTGAAAACCTTCCGTGGTTCACAGCCGTTGAGACCTTTTGTCACGGTCATGGCcatgaggagctggaggacacagacaggcagacactGTGTACTGTTATAGAAAGGAATGTCCTACCCAAAATGACAG CTTACGTGGAGCTGGCATGGGATCCCGTATCTCGTCAACAgacagactgtctgtctgataTTTGTCACAGATTGAAAGAAGACTATTCCATCTTTGAAGGGGAACAGAGTAAGCCAGTGAAG GCATTCATAGAGGCTGTGATCGGCCGATTGAGGAATTGTGTAGATGAGGATATCTTCATCCCTCTCTACCCCAAAAA GTTTGTAGAAGACCGGACGTCTCCTCAGTGTCGCTTCAGGGATCAGCAGTTCCTGACGGCCATCAAA CTGTTAACGAACATGGGGAAATGGGATTTGCTGCTTCCTGAGGTTGTGTTGAAGGAACTGATGTTGGACAAGCTGCTGAACCGATACCTGATGATCACCCTCTGCAGTCAGACTTTGCACAGTATTGTTGTCATGGCATATAGAAAG ATTGCAGGTAGTCTGCCGCTCTCTTGGCTAAAAGGAGAGACTGTCTGTTTACCTCAGCTTCACAATCTAAGAAACCACTTAGTTCAGAAAGTTCACACCATTTGCAAACAACAGCCTCCTGACGATCCAAACACAAG GTCTGCTGTGGTTGAATTGCTGCAGATTTTGAGCACAATCCGGTGTAATGACTCCATCATGGCTATAGCAGAGAAATACCACTATGAAGATGTCATCTACTCTCACCAGCTGCTAAACCAGGAGAATGACTGA
- the gcfc2 gene encoding intron Large complex component GCFC2 isoform X1 — protein MFNKKPRRNFRQRKCNSSDEEDKQKNSGGEEEEENAQAVVHKPFNLAQGRGISCSSKREATPPKAGSSDGEDAETLEAKEEVDERKKGNYSIKKNSNSILSFSEDKEGSDASSPRPPCQMCRQMSPEEPTFKLKKSSEKAVVFQVRKKEVSHAKATQHAGKNIEPQDYDSQTSPCALQQSDHNEGDDSDNDNDDDGISSSSVSSMSDTSISSTKLVIIPNAEEIQAARKKRRATRSQKNFIPLDRDGQSSAGSTPDHYSREDDEDRVEDVDESDDHERRIQFAPRSKSLRERIAEKIGGSDDSLSGTDEEEQELWEETQIEKGVKRHPGGRSPSGSESSSYSSSNINRQEKRQKKASARVRIPKTLPLISVTMVKKKIAGKLDSLKEVHRARQAELRRMEGDVENASSSLEILAECSSESQLKFYRAMTFYVHNLVECLREKVVEINSLELELHVLLSDQMGVLLARRRHRVKEQFDHLQQLSCTDDQSGDSANGTQGKEDNDVKTEEDFDIPDDTQLSAEEDDELQKKKADILLRSQVVFSDVQDEFCDVKKILCHFEEWRGSYSESYHNAYISLCLPKLLNPIIRLQLLPWNPLEDSIQDCENLPWFTAVETFCHGHGHEELEDTDRQTLCTVIERNVLPKMTAYVELAWDPVSRQQTDCLSDICHRLKEDYSIFEGEQSKPVKAFIEAVIGRLRNCVDEDIFIPLYPKKFVEDRTSPQCRFRDQQFLTAIKLLTNMGKWDLLLPEVVLKELMLDKLLNRYLMITLCSQTLHSIVVMAYRKIAGSLPLSWLKGETVCLPQLHNLRNHLVQKVHTICKQQPPDDPNTRSAVVELLQILSTIRCNDSIMAIAEKYHYEDVIYSHQLLNQEND, from the exons ATGTTCAATAAAAAGCCCCGGCGGAACTTTCGACAGAGGAAATGCAACTCGAGCGACGAAGAGGACAAGCAGAAGAACAGCggaggtgaagaggaggaagagaacgCTCAGGCTGTGGTTCACAAGCCGTTCAATCTGGCCCAGGGCCGCGGGATCTCATGCAGCTCCAAGCGGGAGGCGACGCCTCCCAAAGCGGGCAGTAGTGACGGGGAAGATGCGGAGACATTGGAGGCTAAAGAGGAAGTAGACGAGAGAAAGAAAGGCAACTATTCGATTAAGAAGAATTCAAACTCCATCCTGAGTTTCTCTGAAGACAAAGAAG gtagcgACGCCTCAAGCCCTCGACCACCTTGTCAAATGTGCAGACAGATGTCAC CTGAGGAACCAACATTTAAACTGAAGAAGTCCTCAGAGAAAGCCGTGGTCTTTCAAGTTAGAAAGAAGGAGGTTTCACATGCTAAGGCCACCCAGCATGCAG GAAAAAATATCGAACCACAAGATTATGACAGTCAGACATCCCCATGTGCTTTGCAACAAAGTGATCACAATGAAGGTGATGACAGTGacaatgacaatgatgatgatggtattTCATCTTCCTCAGTCAGCTCAATGTCAGACACCAGCATCTCTTCTACTAAGCTGG TGATTATTCCTAATGCTGAAGAGATCCAGGCAGCCAGGAAAAAGCGTCGTGCCACTCGAAGCCAGAAAAATTTCATTCCGCTGGATAGAGATGGCCAGAGTTCTGCTGGTAGCACCCCTGATCACTACAGcagagaagatgatgaagacagGGTTGAAGATGTTGATGAGTCAGATGATCACGAGAGAAGAATTCAGTTTGCACCACGATCAAAGAGCCTCAGGGAGAGAATTGCTGAGAAAATTG GAGGGAGTGATGACAGTCTCTCAGGAACTGATGAAGAAGAACAGGAACTTTGGGAGGAGACACAAATCGAGAAGGGAGTCAAGAGACATCCAGGAGGACGG AGCCCCTCTGGAAGTGAATCCAGCagctacagcagcagcaacatcaacaggcaagagaaaagacagaagaaggCTTCAGCGAGGGTCAGAATCCCAAAGACTCTTCCTCTGATCAGCGTCACAATGGTCAAGAAAAAAATCGCTGGGAA ACTAGATTCACTAAAGGAGGTTCACAGAGCACGGCAAGCAGAACTGAGGAGGATGGAAGGCGATGTTGAGAATGCTAGCAGCTCTCTAGAGATTCTGGCAGAATGCTCTTCAGAAAGCCAGCTAAAGTTTTACCGGGCTATGACCTTCTATGTCCACAACCTGGTGGAGTGTTTACGGGAGAAG GTTGTTGAGATCAACTCACTGGAATTGGAGTTGCACGTTCTGTTGTCTGACCAGATGGGAGTGCTGTTGGCACGGCGACGTCACAGAGTGAAGGAACAGTTTGACCATCTGCAGCAGCTCAGCT GCACAGATGATCAAAGTGGAGATTCAGCCAATGGAACACAAGG CAAAGAAGATAATGATGTTAAAACTGAGGAAGATTTTGATATACCTGATGACACACAGCTCTCAGCAGAAGAGGATGATGagctgcagaaaaagaaag CTGATATCCTGTTGAGGTCCCAGGTAGTATTTTCTGACGTCCAGGATGAGTTCTGCGATGTTAAGAAGATTCTGTGCCACTTTGAAGAATGGAGAGGATCTTATTCTGAATCTTATCACAACGCCTACATCTCTCTGTGTTTACCCAAGTTGTTGAACCCAATCATAAGACTTCAGTTACTGCCGTGGAATCCGCTGGAG GATTCCATACAAGACTGTGAAAACCTTCCGTGGTTCACAGCCGTTGAGACCTTTTGTCACGGTCATGGCcatgaggagctggaggacacagacaggcagacactGTGTACTGTTATAGAAAGGAATGTCCTACCCAAAATGACAG CTTACGTGGAGCTGGCATGGGATCCCGTATCTCGTCAACAgacagactgtctgtctgataTTTGTCACAGATTGAAAGAAGACTATTCCATCTTTGAAGGGGAACAGAGTAAGCCAGTGAAG GCATTCATAGAGGCTGTGATCGGCCGATTGAGGAATTGTGTAGATGAGGATATCTTCATCCCTCTCTACCCCAAAAA GTTTGTAGAAGACCGGACGTCTCCTCAGTGTCGCTTCAGGGATCAGCAGTTCCTGACGGCCATCAAA CTGTTAACGAACATGGGGAAATGGGATTTGCTGCTTCCTGAGGTTGTGTTGAAGGAACTGATGTTGGACAAGCTGCTGAACCGATACCTGATGATCACCCTCTGCAGTCAGACTTTGCACAGTATTGTTGTCATGGCATATAGAAAG ATTGCAGGTAGTCTGCCGCTCTCTTGGCTAAAAGGAGAGACTGTCTGTTTACCTCAGCTTCACAATCTAAGAAACCACTTAGTTCAGAAAGTTCACACCATTTGCAAACAACAGCCTCCTGACGATCCAAACACAAG GTCTGCTGTGGTTGAATTGCTGCAGATTTTGAGCACAATCCGGTGTAATGACTCCATCATGGCTATAGCAGAGAAATACCACTATGAAGATGTCATCTACTCTCACCAGCTGCTAAACCAGGAGAATGACTGA
- the LOC137603084 gene encoding saccharopine dehydrogenase-like oxidoreductase, producing the protein MVCVETSSSRPYHLVIFGASGFTGQFVVEEVARTVSEGPNGALKWAVAGRSKQKLEKVLEQAAGFLGKPELRSEVDIIVADVGEPDSLAAMCKQAVIVLNCVGPYRFYGEPVVKACVENGAHHIDISGEPQFLEGMQLNYNRQAAEKGVYIVGSCGFDSIPADMGVVYTRDQFRGTLSAVESYLTVKAGPDGGCIHDGTWQSAVYGFADGQKLQSLRRQFNHKPLPTVGTKLKRRGSVFFSDDIQQYTVPFMGSDPSVVKRSQRYLMEEYQATPVQYGAYAGIGGIMNVIKLMFVGMLFWFLVKFSFGRNLLIKHPELFSFGLFSKAGPSRKQMEGSSFQFAFYGVGYMEGQDPSQGKPDGKIRTLVQGPECGYVATPIAMVQAALTVLMEPTALPKTGGVYTPGAVFAKTTLIDRLNKHGIQFSVI; encoded by the exons ATGGTGTGCGTTGAAACCAGCTCCAGCAGGCCGTACCACCTGGTCATTTTCGGAGCCTCTGGGTTCACTGGACAGTTTGTTGTAGAGGAGGTGGCTCGGACGGTCTCCGAAGGTCCAAACGGGGCTTTGAAATGGGCCGTGGCGGGCAGGAGCAAGCAGAAGCTGGAAAAAGTTCTGGAGCAGGCCGCCGGGTTCCTCG gTAAGCCGGAGCTGAGGTCAGAGGTTGACATCATTGTGGCGGATGTAGGAGAACCAGACTCCCTGGCAGCCATGTGCAAACAAGCTGTGATTGTTCTCAACTGTGTGGGGCCT tatagGTTCTATGGCGAGCCTGTGGTCAAAGCCTGTGTGGAGAATGGAGCCCACCATATTGATATCAGTGGAGAGCCTCAG TTTCTGGAGGGAATGCAGTTGAACTACAACAGACAGGCAGCTGAAAAAGGCGTGTACATTGTTGGAAGCTGTGGCTTTGACTCCATACCTGCGGATATGGGAGTCGTCTACACCAGAGACCAGTTCAGAG GCACGCTATCTGCAGTGGAGAGTTACCTGACTGTCAAAGCAGGACCTGAT GGTGGGTGTATCCACGATGGCACATGGCAGTCCGCTGTCTACGGGTTCGCTGACGGTCAGAAGCTCCAGAGTCTCAGAAGGCAGTTTAATCACAAACCTCTCCCTACCGTTGGCACTAAACTTAAACGCAG gggatCAGTGTTCTTCAGTGATGACATCCAACAGTATACAGTTCCCTTTATGGGTTCTGATCCATCTGTTGTGAAGAGAAGTCAGCGCTACCTGATGGAGGAATATCAAGCCACTCCG GTTCAATATGGAGCGTATGCAGGAATAGGAGGAATCATGAATGTTATAAAGCTGATGTTTGTTGGCATGCTGTTCTGGTTCTTAGTCAAGTTCAGTTTTGGACGCAACCTGCTCATcaag CACCCAgagcttttttcttttggacTTTTCTCCAAGGCTGGGCCGAGTAGAAAGCAG ATGGAAGGATCATCCTTCCAGTTTGCCTTCTATGGAGTAGGCTACATGGAGGGGCAGGACCCTTCCCAAGGAAAACCTGATGGCAAGATCCGTACGCTGGTTCAGGGGCCAG AGTGTGGATATGTGGCCACACCCATTGCTATGGTACAAGCTGCTCTAACAGTCCTCATGGAGCCCACAGCCCTGCCCAAGAC CGGTGGTGTTTACACTCCAGGAGCTGTTTTTGCAAAAACTACGCTGATCGACCGCCTTAACAAACATGGCATCCAGTTCTCTGTTATCTAA
- the tfb2m gene encoding dimethyladenosine transferase 2, mitochondrial: MSAQICRTMRSVCCHTIKNRSFLHKAVLLHVAPSDLCAPWAPACHKRLYSLDSLFSGPGRPTLGTSSQQACAEKTSASSSPRNLSTVAVHDQHPPLSRYDFLDLGETEEKIRHAKSCKHKRYLIVDPDLATLVTEHLRPKDDKTIIFECNPGPGVLTRTLLNNGAQRVIALEGEKLFLHGLKDLERQLDGQLEVVHCNFFRLDPLGCGLFKPPTRFSESLFTDLGISERTWTDDIPGKVFGILPPHNERGLLLKMVYSLFEQQSFYKYGRLELNLFISEKECLKLLSQPGDMVKYRAFSVLWQMACDISLLHKEPRQSIVMSSSRAKQRAVDNFCLVRLRPRADLFSTGLTPSNATALLVMVKQCLVKKKSKLIDKLNLWCPDRGSELLSEMGMREDILTGHVFPDEYLRLFLLMDKSEDFRQSWLYRENLENTGRMGWT, from the exons ATGTCTGCTCAGATTTGTAGAACCATGCGCTCCGTTTGTTGCCACACCATTAAAAACAGATCTTTTTTGCACAAAGCCGTATTGCTGCATGTGGCTCCCTCAGATCTCTGTGCTCCTTGGGCTCCTGCGTGTCATAAAAGGCTCTACAGCTTGGACAGTCTCTTTTCGGGCCCTGGTCGTCCAACACTTGGTACGAGCTCTCAACAGGCTTGTGCAGAGAAGACATCCGCCTCCTCGTCACCCAGAAACCTTTCTACTGTGGCTGTACAT GACCAGCATCCTCCTCTAAGCAGATATGACTTTCTTGACCTTggggagacagaggagaaaatAAGGCATGCAAAATCCTGTAAACATAAGAGATATTTAATAGTGGATCCAGACCTGGCTACACTTGTTACAGAGCACCTGAGACCTAAGGATGACAAAACAATCATCTTTGAATGTAACCCAG GCCCTGGGGTGTTGACTCGGACACTGCTAAATAATGGAGCTCAGAGAGTTATTGCTCTTGAAGGGGAAAAGCTCTTTCTACATGGCCTAAAG GATTTGGAAAGGCAACTTGATGGTCAGCTGGAAGTAGTTCACTGTAACTTCTTTAGGCTAGACCCCCTCGGCTGTGGACTTTTTAAACCCCCCACCAGGTTTTCTGAGAGTCTTTTTACTGACCTGGGAATATCAGAGAGAACCTGGACGGATG ACATCCCGGGGAAGGTTTTTGGTATCCTACCACCGCACAATGAGCGTGGCTTGCTGCTGAAGATGGTTTATTCTTTATTTGAACAGCAGTCTTTCTACAAATATGGAAGACTGGAGCTCAACCTCTTCATAAGCGAGAAGGAATGCCTG aaatTATTATCACAGCCAGGTGACATGGTGAAATATAGAGCCTTTAGTGTCCTCTGGCAGATGGCTTGTGACATTTCACTATTGCACAAG GAGCCCCGGCAGTCAATAGTGATGTCTTCATCCAGGGCTAAGCAG cgTGCCGTAGACAATTTTTGTCTGGTGCGTCTGCGACCACGTGCTGATCTGTTTTCTACAGGGCTCACTCCTTCCAATGCTACAGCTTTGCTAGTGATGGTCAAACAGTGTctggtgaagaagaagagcaagCTCATCGACAAGCTCAA CCTGTGGTGTCCAGATAGGGGAAGTGAGCTGTTATCAGAGATGGGCATGCGAGAAGACATATTGACAGGCCATGTGTTCCCAGACGAGTATCTGCGGTTGTTCCTGCTGATGGACAAGAGTGAAGACTTTAGACAGAGCTGGCTTTACAGGGAAAATTTAGAGAACACAGGAAGAATGGGTTGGACCTAA